The sequence gccaagcaaaattcatttctttttgtttctggtggagccgtctattcgagaagaaagtatcctaattaggtggaatctcttacgactgctcgtttaaagacttatgtgggatcaagaatctctacgagtaccgttgatgggaaactagataattgcagtgttattagttttcgatttgatttgattgactaacggttgttgaaacttcgattgcacctagtttgtttatgcttgagaatcttctcttctgatataagtgaagttcttcaaatgtatTCATTTGATCTTCAGTACTCAATCTTCGAGGGATATTCAGTGATATCTGATATTCGACTAACATATTCTAATCCTAGTTTGACACTTGAttttagtagattagaaatcaagaaatagttttgtATATCTAACATcgacaacaaacttgagataacaaaacttgtaagtttgaccgagcagtgctctaacaaatatgcCTACATATTGTTGACCAATTTTAGAAATATAGGTACAACGTACAAGCAATTTTAGAAGATCCAGAATGGACAAACACATTCCAGTACACTAACTTGCAAATTGAAAGCATTTGCAATAGTATTTCCAGGACTTCGCAGAACAGACAACTTTTAACTTTTAATTGGAAATCCTCTTTTAGATTAATACTTATCAAAGAAAATGTCAAGGACCTTAACATGTCAACCAAAAAGAATACTTTTGGTATCTTGTAGTAAAGGTGAAAATCAGGTGAAATCTACGTTAGCAAACAAGAAAAATGTAAATGTTCCCTACCAAACTACTAACTACTTATTGCCGTAGTTAGATTTTTGATATTTTAAACATTAATCGGCTGAAAGCGCAACTTCGACATGACCAAGTGATTCTGGATGTATTATTGTtacctaattttattttgtataggaaaataaaagaaaaacactaTGTACGAGCGTAGACGAATTAATCCCGTCAAACTTCCTGGTAAATACACATAACTCGTGTACAAATGACCTTGCGTATACAATGTAGACATATTGTTCTATTTGCAATTTTTACAGATTAAAATTTAGGTTCGTCACATTTTTCTAAAGATAAGGTGCAATGGTGTAGATTTTTGTCTTGTTTGGTATTTTGTATGGACGTTATGTGAATACTCCTCTAAAAAGTGCAATTTGACATATTAATATATTGTCATTTGACATATTAATATACTCTAATTGATTGACTGTaacacagtggtaaagtcattgggtgacgATTTCGGTGACCTGAGTTCAAAACTTGACAACACCAAATTTTTGTtcgataaaaaaataaataaaatcccaacactattagagcatctccaatgcttggGGTCAAGGACATCCTATGCGAAGGTCTTATTGACACCTTCTTTTAGTGGGTCATTgctaaaatacaaaaaaaaaaaaaagataaattttttttcctaaaGTTCACCTCCATGGTCTTATTTAGCAAACTTTGTTAAATTTAGATGATGATGTGGACTTAAGACCCAAGGTCATAGAGAAAGTCTGATCTAAACTCTCTCATTTACCCTATCTAGCcatgtcattttttttttataaacttcACGTTTgcattggagatgaaattttggtgggaaaggttttaaatctTAGGTGTCATGCAATTTTAAGACCTTAACCGATGCTCTCAAATCAAAGGAGGAGATGGAGACTAAATGAGACTCTATAAGAACCAATATAAGGGGTAAAGGTCTTAAAATAGCATGACACCTAAAATTTAAGACCTTTTCCACCAAACTTTCACCTCTAATGCAAGGGTGAATGTCATAAAAAAAAGATGACATGACTAAGTGGGTGTAAAGGAGAAAGTCTAATCATCATTTTctttgaaagagaatatagacTTTCTGCATGACCTTGGTCTTAAGTCCACATCATTATTTCGTCTCTATATTTAAATAAAGTTTGTTAGGCCAAGCACCATGTTACACGATTTCGCTTCGTTATAACTTAACTATATCGAAATCCAATTACTATGGTTTTTTGTGTCGCTTAAGTGTACCGATATCCCTTAGCTACCACTTCAAAGCCGATAAGATCTGATCCACCTTGTAGTTAACGGAAATCACACGAAAACTGAGTTCTTGTCGAAAAACTATCTGAATTTCCATGTGATTTTCAACGGTTATCGAGTATCCGTCTCTGGTTTTTATTCTTTTACATTAAAACTTATCCTTTTCCCTATTTTAATTTACTAAAACTCcttttttttacctattatatctctcttttttttctcttaatttcttttaACCTATACAAATCCAACGAAAAAAATTCGGTGAAAAAAATAACCGATACTCAATTTACGTTTGACATTATTTCCCTTAACTTCCGTGAGATTTAGCTAAGAGATGGCATCCCGTCATAGTGAGGTTAGCCTGAGATCCATTTCCATGAACTTCAAATAAGCTATAGTTAAGGAAAATCACGGTGCTTGGCTGTAAGACCTTGCGCATGGGAGATAAAACCGTGTCTTTTTCCTCCGCCACGTGTCACGCGCTTGTCTAGTCTATACGTGGTACAATCAGATGATACCGCTGTAACATAAAACATCTACGTAGCGGTTATTGTTAGAATCTCTccagaaaaaattggcgggaaaaaaaggtGAGTTTAGTGGGGTAGGCTATCTGGTTACAAATACAACCCGGAACTAACCAGGTTTCACTTGTGCATTTCACTTCTGTCAGTAAAGAAACTAGTTTCTCTTTCAAagaaaaagagggagagagatTAGAGCTTCTAGGGTTTTTTGATAATGGCGCCAAAGAAAGCTGAAAAACCAGTTGCCGAGTCGTCTAGTCAAGATGCAAGAACTGCTAGACGTGAACGGAGGAACGATCCTAAGACTAAGGTAGCACCAGTTTTGGCGAAAGAACCAAGGAAGAAGAAGCTCAAAACTGAACAAGTGAAACCAGCACCAGCAAAAGAAGCTGATGAAGTGaagccagcagcagcagcagcagcgaaaGCTGAAGAAGATCCTGAGAAACAGAAAAAAGGAAGTACTGTTGTTATTGAGCACTGGTAATGCATTTTTTTTATCTGTTTCTCTCTCTAATATGTATTTGTTTTCTTTGAATCCATGTTCCATGTTAACTATTCGAAGAACCCATGTATGGCTTTTTTTCTATTATTCCTTGGAATCGGACATTTGGGCTTAAATGGCTACCTAACCCTAGACCTTTTAATTATCTGTTTATTTCTGCATAGAGTTTTTATATTTGAAACCCATTTTGTTAGAAAAGATTTATCTATTGAAGCTAGAAGAGGGTTTTTTGTTAAAGAGTATGTTGAATTATAAGGGGTAGTTGAGAAAACTAAAGCCCTAATTTGATTTCCTGGAATGTTTTGTTTCCTTTAAAATCAGATTGAAGTTTCCATCTCTGCTACTGGTTTCTCGATTTATACATATCTTTTGCACTTGTTGCACACAAATCTGCTATTTGTTTTGCTTCCTTTTGCACTTGTTGCACACAAATCTGCTATTTGTTTTGCTTCCTTTTGCACTTGTTGCACACAAATCTGCTGTTTGTTTTGCTTACTAAGTGTAATTTTTAGCTTTTTGGATCTTTTTGCAGTAGGGTTTTAAGTATGTTTTTTCTGGTTTGGTTTCCGTATGTTACTTTGAAATTTTGAGGGGATCACTTTGTATTTTGTTTTCTTAAGCACGTTTCAAAAGTAGTTCAAAATGATTTATCCTTCTGTGGTGTATGTGTCGTTGTTGATAAGATTTTAAGGTGAataatgtaattttttttaagCCCAGAGTCTTTGTAAACCTTCCATCCTGTGAGATTCCTGTAATGTCCTTAGAAATCTATGGGTATGAACCTTAAGTTATATGTAACGTCATACTTAAACGGATAAACAACGCTCTGATTCTTTGTaggatgaagatgaaaatgattaCAAAGGGGTTCTAAGGATAATTAGATCTAGCGCAAAAGAGGAAATCCTACTTCCTTCTCTGTTTAGTATATTCATCAATTCTCTGAGTACATTGATGACTAAACCTTTTTGTAGTTCTAAGATTGCTAAACCATGAATAGAAACTGCTTTGAGCTTTCTTTGTGTACACCATATAAGTTGCCTGCCCAAGAATGGTCCAAATTCTCCAGccttattattttatatttctgatttttgttttttggtgTTGTTGGGCCCTGATATAACTGGTGAAATATGCTTAATATTGTTCTTTTACTTTGGTGTTGTCATGCCAACATTGCTTTTCCTTTCCTATATAACTGGTGAAATATGCTTAATATTATTCTTTTACTTTGGTGTTGTCATGCCAACATTGCTTTTCCTTTCCTGTTGCTACATAACAACATATGTTTTCTAGTCTGTAGTACTCATACTTTTCATGTACTTCCTGCTGTAGCAAACAATGCAATCGATTCAAGGTAAGGGCTCATCAGGTGAAAGCTGGCTTGGAGGATGGTGTTCCTGGAATCAATGTTGTAATTAACCCAGAAAAGGTATGCGTATACCTAGTTTCATTCTTTATATTAAGAATTAAGAAATCCTGATCTTTCTCTGTATCCTATAGCCTTAGCAAGTAGTTTCGCCTCGTGTTCTGTCTAATGCATGCACACGTATGATATGTTTTAGCAACTAACAAATTGATCAGTAATTTGTTGATGCATAACAATGTTCTTCACGTTCGTTATGTCATTTACCGTTATTTGATTGACAAACGGTAAGCTGGTAGAGAAAATAAGATAGACTATCGTAAAAGAAGAGCTAGCTGTTAGATGAATTGCTCTGTACAGGTTGGTTGTTAATTGGTGACTATCATATATAGCTATTGTGAATTGGCCCATATATTTAGTGCTAAAAAAACAATGAGCCTTGTTGGCTGAGGTTACTAATCATATATAGCTATATCTGACTATTGAAAAGCTAGTTAGCTACCTATTTATGAGTTTGGATCTTCACAAGTCTTTGTCATTTATCGCACTTATCTTATGGATCTAGATCATTTTCCACCTAATATCATGTCAGATACTTACGACTTCAATTACCTTTCAGCCGAGAAGGGGATGCTTTGAGATTCGCAAGGAAGGTGGCGACACTTTCATTTCTCTTCTGGTAAACTTTCTTCAGCCACTAAGTACAATCTGTGCGTCTTACTTCTATTCATTAAGGCAACTCATGGCATCACATTTTAGCTTCTTGTTTAACAGACGCTAACGttaagatgaaactgtttactGCCTGAAACTAATAGACTGCATGAGTATGTGGGGTCTTTGTTGCTTCTCTTCTCATTGTCAGGATTTATTGTATTCCACTTTACTGGATCTGTATGGTTTGAATTAAAACTCGAACCAGAATTACATTAGGACTTGTTTTAACGTTACCATTAGAAAATGGTCTATTTTAGGATGATCAACTTGATAACATCCAGCTTTAGGTAGCTATTGAATTGTAATAAAGGATATCTATAGGGAATGCTTAGAACTGATTAAAGTTTCTCTAAAATTAACTAGTAGGGTGCATGAGATACTGCTATTGAGGAATGTTTCCGTAGCATCTAGAGTCACATGTAGTGGTATATACATGGCTTGTGTATCCAGAACTGTGATTCAAACAACGAATGACAAGGATGCAAGTATGCTGGAATAAATCCAAAAGAAACCTTTTGTTTTTCTGCTGGTCCATAGATTGCATATCTGAAAAGCGGAATCTCATTGCTTTAAAAAGCAATGAAGAGCCTAAACTGAATCTTGTCATGGAGAACTGAATCTCATGCATCTTCCTTAACCTGATAGATTTCTTATTTGTTTGCTTTTCAACTGCAGGACATGAAACGACCATTCAAGCCGATGACGGACCTTGTCATGGAGGATGTTATTGCTGACATAGTTGGGAAGATAAAAAGTGCCCCAGTAGCTTGAAAGTTTGCTTTTACTCTAGACGGTGCTGTACATTTTGGTGCATAGAAATTATTCTGTGATTCCCAGCCTCCAGACTTGGTGATTGCAATCAGGGTCTACTTCTGATATTTTGATTATGAGCTTCACGTTTTTGTTATATTTCTCGTGTCTTTTTGCTTTTGCTGTTGAAGCTCTAATCAATACATGACAGTTAATCGGTTATAACCTAATTGTAATCCTGTTTACATGGATTTATCATTTTGCATCTGACAAGCTTAGCCATGGCAAACACAAGGTATTAACTCGGCATTCTTCTTGAAGTTTCATGCAAATATTATCTTTTATATGGTGTGATTGCTTGCTTACTTTCATCATCCATAACctatttacttcttttgttattAACATCCCATGATAGACTGTGGAGTGTTAAACTGTAGCTGCCAACCAATCCTTAAGTTTCAGAAAATCTGAATCTGAAAATCCTTGTTGGTGTCTTTAGGTGAGTTTCGATCACCTATTTCATGAGTAGGTCAACAAATCTGGACACTTACTCTTTGTGATTCTATTTGCACTTCAGTGGACAAATTCAACTATCCACTTCCTTGGTATCGAAGTTC comes from Papaver somniferum cultivar HN1 chromosome 7, ASM357369v1, whole genome shotgun sequence and encodes:
- the LOC113293236 gene encoding uncharacterized protein LOC113293236 is translated as MAPKKAEKPVAESSSQDARTARRERRNDPKTKVAPVLAKEPRKKKLKTEQVKPAPAKEADEVKPAAAAAAKAEEDPEKQKKGSTVVIEHCKQCNRFKVRAHQVKAGLEDGVPGINVVINPEKPRRGCFEIRKEGGDTFISLLDMKRPFKPMTDLVMEDVIADIVGKIKSAPVA